Proteins encoded in a region of the Polycladomyces subterraneus genome:
- the recF gene encoding DNA replication/repair protein RecF (All proteins in this family for which functions are known are DNA-binding proteins that assist the filamentation of RecA onto DNA for the initiation of recombination or recombinational repair.), translating to MRVQRLELRHYRNIDHLDLTCPGELHLFIGPNAQGKTNILESLYVLALGKSHRARSHKELIQWGQSFAQLNAHVMRGEGMQRLEIRLTEQGKKVSRNGVEQRRLSEYIGTLTAVLFAPEDLALVKGSPQVRRRFLDMEIGQVSPAYVHHLSQYNKLMVQRNHLLKELFRNRRQLPLLEVLDHQLAQAAAVIWKKRATFIGRLAVWAEEIHQAITQGQERLQLRYCPSIPVESEEEEPMLAERLVRQLEKVREKEIARGSTSIGPHRDDLQLAVGETDLHTYGSQGQQRTAALSLKLAEIELIRQETGHYPILLLDDVLSELDDNRKTHLLEAIRGKVQTFVTATGLEGIGSDTLARAQVYAVKQGTLSEWR from the coding sequence TTGCGCGTACAACGTTTGGAACTGCGCCATTATCGTAACATCGACCACCTCGACTTGACGTGTCCGGGGGAACTCCACCTCTTCATCGGTCCCAACGCACAGGGGAAAACCAACATCTTGGAATCCCTTTACGTACTGGCCTTGGGCAAGTCGCACCGCGCGCGTTCCCACAAGGAATTGATCCAGTGGGGGCAATCGTTTGCCCAACTGAATGCGCACGTCATGCGCGGTGAAGGAATGCAGCGGCTGGAAATTCGCTTGACGGAACAGGGGAAAAAGGTGAGTCGAAACGGGGTGGAGCAGCGCCGGCTGTCCGAGTACATCGGTACATTGACAGCAGTGCTGTTTGCACCGGAAGATTTGGCGTTGGTCAAAGGAAGCCCGCAGGTCCGCCGCCGGTTTTTGGACATGGAAATCGGCCAGGTCAGCCCCGCCTATGTTCATCACCTGTCGCAATACAACAAATTGATGGTCCAGCGGAACCATCTGCTTAAAGAATTGTTCCGCAACCGACGTCAACTCCCGCTGTTGGAAGTGTTGGACCATCAGCTCGCACAAGCTGCTGCCGTCATATGGAAGAAGCGGGCCACGTTCATCGGGCGGTTGGCCGTTTGGGCTGAAGAGATTCACCAGGCCATCACCCAAGGACAGGAACGGCTGCAACTCCGGTATTGTCCCTCCATTCCCGTCGAGTCTGAAGAGGAGGAACCCATGCTGGCCGAACGTTTGGTTCGTCAGTTGGAAAAGGTGCGTGAAAAAGAAATCGCCAGAGGCAGCACATCGATCGGACCGCATCGGGACGATCTGCAACTTGCGGTCGGTGAAACGGACCTTCATACATATGGTTCACAAGGACAACAGCGAACGGCCGCGCTTTCGCTCAAACTGGCGGAGATTGAACTGATTCGACAGGAAACTGGTCATTATCCCATTCTTCTTTTGGATGATGTCCTGTCCGAATTGGACGATAACCGCAAAACGCACCTGTTGGAGGCGATCCGTGGAAAGGTACAGACATTTGTCACCGCGACGGGTTTGGAAGGAATCGGTTCCGACACGTTGGCACGGGCGCAAGTGTACGCGGTCAAGCAGGGGACCCTTTCCGAATGGAGGTGA
- the guaB gene encoding IMP dehydrogenase, with protein MWDDKFAKEGLTFDDVLLIPNKTDVLPRDVDVSTKLTDKIRLNIPLISAGMDTVTEAPMAIALARQGGIGIIHKNMKIEEQAEEVDRVKRSESGVITNPFYLHPDHKVYEAEELMSKYRISGVPIVDEKRKLVGIITNRDLRFVHDYSTPISEVMTKENLVTAPVGTTLKEAEGILQKHKIEKLPLVDENGVLKGLITIKDIEKATLFPNAAKDDQGRLLAGAAVGVSQDTFKRAAALVEAEVDVLVVDTAHGHSKGVLETVAKLREMFPDLVIIAGNVATAEGTRDLIEAGASIVKVGIGPGSICTTRIVAGIGVPQITAIYDCATAAREYGVPVIADGGIRYSGDIVKAIAAGAHAVMLGSLFAGCEESPGESEIYQGRRFKVYRGMGSLSAMQAGSKDRYFQENERKLVPEGIEGRVPYKGPVADTVYQLIGGLRAGMGYCGVKNLDELRENTRFIRITNASLRESHPHDIQITKEAPNYHL; from the coding sequence ATGTGGGATGACAAATTTGCCAAGGAAGGTCTCACGTTTGACGACGTTTTGCTGATACCCAACAAGACGGACGTGTTGCCGCGCGACGTGGATGTTTCCACCAAGCTGACGGACAAGATCCGATTGAACATCCCGTTGATCAGCGCAGGCATGGATACGGTGACGGAAGCGCCGATGGCCATCGCGTTGGCCCGGCAAGGTGGTATCGGTATCATCCATAAAAACATGAAAATCGAGGAACAGGCAGAAGAAGTGGATCGCGTCAAGCGTTCCGAGAGCGGGGTCATCACCAATCCTTTTTATCTCCATCCCGATCACAAAGTGTATGAAGCGGAAGAATTGATGTCGAAATACCGGATTTCCGGTGTGCCGATTGTGGATGAAAAGCGGAAACTGGTAGGTATCATCACCAACCGGGATTTGCGATTCGTCCACGATTATTCCACGCCGATCAGCGAAGTGATGACCAAGGAAAATCTGGTCACGGCGCCGGTCGGCACCACGCTGAAAGAAGCGGAAGGCATCCTGCAAAAACACAAGATCGAAAAATTGCCCTTGGTGGACGAAAACGGTGTGCTCAAAGGGCTTATCACCATCAAAGATATTGAAAAAGCCACATTGTTCCCCAATGCCGCCAAGGATGATCAGGGCCGCTTATTAGCTGGTGCGGCGGTCGGTGTGTCGCAGGATACGTTTAAGCGGGCGGCGGCACTCGTGGAAGCGGAAGTGGACGTATTGGTGGTGGATACCGCGCATGGCCATTCCAAGGGTGTGCTGGAGACAGTGGCCAAATTGCGGGAGATGTTTCCCGATCTGGTCATCATCGCTGGAAATGTGGCGACAGCCGAGGGTACCCGTGACCTGATCGAGGCTGGTGCCAGCATTGTCAAAGTGGGGATCGGTCCCGGCTCGATCTGTACCACCCGCATCGTCGCGGGTATCGGCGTACCGCAGATCACGGCCATCTACGATTGTGCCACGGCGGCACGCGAATACGGTGTCCCGGTCATTGCCGACGGAGGGATCCGTTATTCCGGCGATATTGTCAAGGCGATCGCCGCAGGCGCGCATGCGGTCATGCTGGGCAGTCTGTTCGCCGGTTGCGAGGAATCCCCGGGTGAATCGGAGATTTACCAAGGGCGCCGGTTTAAGGTGTACCGTGGCATGGGTTCGCTCAGCGCGATGCAGGCGGGCAGCAAAGACCGCTACTTCCAGGAAAATGAACGCAAGCTGGTACCCGAAGGCATCGAAGGTCGCGTGCCATACAAAGGGCCGGTGGCCGACACGGTGTATCAACTGATCGGCGGACTTCGGGCCGGCATGGGTTATTGCGGGGTGAAAAATCTGGACGAACTGCGTGAAAACACACGGTTCATCCGGATCACCAATGCATCGTTGCGTGAAAGCCATCCCCACGACATCCAGATCACCAAAGAAGCACCCAACTACCATCTGTGA
- the gyrA gene encoding DNA gyrase subunit A, translating to MPEGTERIHEVNISQEMRNSFLDYAMSVIVSRALPDVRDGLKPVHRRILYTMFDLGMTPDKPYKKSSRVVGNVTAQFHPHGDAAVYDAMVRMAQDFSYRYMLVDGHGNFGSVDGDAPAAMRYTEARMAPITLELLRDIHKDTIDFGPNYDGQQEEPLVLPARFPNLLVNGASGIAVGMATNIPPHNLREAIDGLILMIDNPDVAIDDLMKKIKGPDFPTGGIIMGKDGIKKAYRTGRGSIQIRAKTRIEEANNGKMRIVVEELPYQVNKAKLVEKIAELVRDKKIEGITDLRDESDRNGMRVVIELRRDVNPQIILNNLFKHTALQTSFGVIMLALVDGQPRILNLKQLLHHYLEHQIEVIRRRTAYDLRKAEERAHILEGLRIALDHIDEVIALIRGSRTAQEARDGLMGRFGLSEKQAQAILDMRLQRLTGLEREKIEDEYQELQKLIAHLRDILSSEDKIRGVVREELLEIREKYGDDRRTRIRAKADEIDEEDLIPEEEVAILLTHRGYIKRMPLSTYRAQKRGGRGITGMGTREDDFVQHLFVTHSHNQLLFFSNKGKVYRLKAYEVPELGRTARGTPIINLIQIDQDEYIHAVIPVKEFAQDKFLFFATRHGVVKKTALQEFENIRRNGLFAINLREGDELVGVHLTDGNQEVVLGTKHGMAIRFPEQEVREMGRAATGVKGITLAEGDEVIDMDIATDGLDVMIVTSKGYGKRTPLEEYRVQSRGGKGIKTLSLNKRKGFVIGHKVVSPEEDLMIVTTGGVVNRQKIAGISTQGRYAQGVKLIHLKEGEEVATVAPVHKEEENGEETSE from the coding sequence ATGCCTGAGGGAACCGAGCGCATACACGAAGTGAATATTAGCCAGGAGATGCGCAACTCGTTTTTGGACTATGCGATGAGCGTCATCGTCAGCCGGGCCCTGCCGGACGTCCGGGACGGATTAAAGCCGGTGCACCGCCGGATTCTCTATACCATGTTTGACTTGGGTATGACGCCGGATAAACCGTACAAAAAATCGTCCCGCGTCGTCGGGAACGTAACTGCTCAGTTCCACCCGCACGGCGATGCGGCCGTGTACGACGCGATGGTTCGGATGGCACAGGATTTCTCCTACCGCTACATGCTGGTGGACGGTCACGGTAACTTCGGTTCCGTTGACGGGGACGCGCCCGCCGCGATGCGGTACACCGAAGCCCGGATGGCGCCGATCACCTTGGAGTTGCTGAGGGACATCCACAAAGACACGATCGACTTCGGTCCCAACTATGACGGTCAACAGGAAGAACCGCTGGTGTTGCCCGCCCGTTTTCCCAACCTGCTGGTCAACGGGGCATCGGGCATCGCCGTCGGGATGGCCACCAACATCCCCCCACACAACCTGCGGGAAGCGATTGACGGCTTAATCCTGATGATCGACAACCCCGATGTGGCGATCGATGATTTGATGAAAAAGATCAAAGGACCGGACTTTCCCACCGGCGGTATCATCATGGGCAAGGACGGCATCAAGAAGGCATACCGAACCGGCCGGGGCAGCATCCAGATCCGGGCCAAAACGCGGATCGAGGAAGCCAACAACGGCAAGATGCGCATCGTGGTTGAAGAGTTGCCGTATCAGGTGAACAAGGCGAAATTGGTGGAGAAAATCGCCGAGCTGGTGCGGGACAAAAAGATCGAAGGCATCACCGACCTGCGCGATGAATCAGACCGCAACGGCATGCGTGTCGTCATCGAATTGCGCCGGGATGTCAACCCGCAAATCATCTTGAACAACTTGTTCAAACACACGGCCTTGCAAACCAGCTTCGGTGTGATCATGCTGGCCTTGGTGGACGGCCAGCCGCGAATTCTCAATCTGAAGCAGCTGCTCCATCACTATCTGGAGCATCAGATTGAGGTGATCCGTCGCCGTACAGCGTACGATCTGCGCAAAGCGGAAGAGCGGGCCCATATCCTCGAAGGGTTGCGCATCGCGCTGGATCACATCGATGAAGTAATCGCCCTGATTCGCGGCTCGCGTACCGCGCAGGAAGCGCGCGACGGGCTGATGGGACGATTCGGTTTGTCCGAGAAGCAGGCACAGGCGATCCTGGACATGCGCCTGCAACGTTTGACCGGATTAGAGCGGGAGAAAATCGAAGACGAGTACCAAGAACTGCAAAAATTGATCGCCCACTTACGCGACATCTTGTCCAGCGAAGACAAAATTCGCGGAGTGGTACGCGAGGAATTGCTGGAAATCCGTGAGAAATACGGGGACGACCGGCGGACGCGGATTCGTGCCAAAGCGGACGAGATCGATGAAGAAGACCTGATTCCGGAAGAAGAGGTGGCAATCCTGCTCACTCATCGCGGGTATATCAAACGGATGCCGCTATCCACCTACCGAGCGCAAAAGCGTGGCGGGCGCGGCATCACTGGCATGGGCACGCGGGAGGACGACTTTGTCCAACACCTGTTCGTCACTCATTCACACAACCAACTCTTGTTCTTCTCCAACAAGGGGAAAGTCTATCGGCTCAAAGCGTATGAAGTGCCGGAGCTGGGGCGGACGGCTCGGGGAACGCCGATCATCAACCTGATCCAGATCGATCAGGATGAATACATCCATGCGGTCATCCCGGTCAAGGAGTTCGCTCAAGACAAATTCCTCTTCTTTGCCACCCGGCACGGTGTCGTGAAAAAGACGGCATTGCAGGAGTTTGAGAACATACGGCGAAACGGCTTGTTCGCCATTAACTTACGTGAAGGTGACGAGTTGGTCGGCGTACACCTGACCGATGGCAACCAGGAAGTCGTGCTGGGAACCAAGCATGGTATGGCCATCCGCTTCCCCGAACAAGAAGTCAGGGAAATGGGCCGGGCGGCCACCGGAGTGAAAGGGATCACCCTGGCCGAGGGGGACGAAGTGATCGATATGGATATCGCCACGGATGGATTGGACGTGATGATCGTCACTTCCAAAGGGTATGGCAAACGGACTCCTCTGGAGGAATATCGCGTACAATCCCGTGGCGGCAAAGGGATCAAGACGCTCAGCCTGAACAAGCGGAAGGGATTTGTCATCGGACACAAAGTGGTATCGCCGGAAGAGGATCTCATGATCGTCACCACCGGTGGTGTCGTGAACCGGCAGAAAATCGCGGGTATCTCCACACAGGGACGATATGCTCAGGGCGTTAAGCTGATTCACCTGAAAGAGGGCGAGGAAGTGGCCACCGTTGCACCGGTTCACAAGGAAGAGGAAAACGGAGAAGAGACGAGTGAGTAG
- a CDS encoding YaaC family protein yields the protein MIHPTEEAVWSLFLRLENEPAAKRFLTERYREQGVENAERAAYLSSQPFRYYLKLGRETIHSIRTCDPLIQPLPAYYGMMHLMKALILSRTPDYPQNTSVLRHGLSTRKRKKSLFRFRDEEVRVQKEGLFPLLLGLFGIWGLEGEVLFLKELWGLIPELQETYQFLYGRTTLYPIVCHEEDVTTPFSYSVSEKLLDALHLTPAGWIRRLNGPMTEGNHTITLLSVDNGRVFFQLQSDPDKPIRLEGIHPWFRTSLASQSFVYTGENAVCGLLPELLVHYAILFALSMLCRYETPLWAEMNLEGTADETALIRSFLLLVQVKTPLLVWEALWGRNGCFHNSSTGCG from the coding sequence GTGATCCATCCGACGGAGGAAGCCGTCTGGTCGCTGTTTTTGCGGTTGGAAAACGAACCGGCGGCCAAGCGTTTTTTGACTGAACGCTATCGGGAACAGGGAGTAGAAAATGCAGAAAGGGCGGCATATCTCAGTTCCCAACCGTTCCGCTATTACCTCAAACTGGGCCGGGAGACCATCCACTCCATACGGACATGTGACCCGCTGATTCAGCCACTTCCTGCCTACTATGGCATGATGCATTTGATGAAGGCGCTCATCCTTTCACGGACGCCTGATTATCCCCAAAACACATCTGTCCTGCGGCATGGCCTCTCCACACGCAAACGGAAAAAAAGCCTGTTCCGCTTTCGGGACGAAGAGGTGCGTGTGCAAAAGGAGGGATTGTTCCCACTTTTGCTTGGCCTGTTTGGGATATGGGGACTGGAGGGCGAAGTGTTGTTCCTGAAGGAATTGTGGGGATTGATTCCGGAATTGCAGGAAACGTACCAGTTTCTTTATGGGCGCACTACGCTCTATCCGATCGTCTGTCACGAAGAAGATGTTACAACTCCTTTTTCCTATTCGGTTTCCGAAAAATTGCTCGATGCATTGCATTTGACGCCTGCCGGCTGGATTCGACGCTTGAACGGACCAATGACAGAGGGGAATCATACAATCACCCTCTTATCCGTCGACAACGGCCGCGTATTCTTTCAACTGCAATCCGATCCTGACAAACCGATCCGGTTGGAAGGGATTCACCCCTGGTTTCGCACTTCCCTGGCGAGTCAATCTTTCGTCTATACAGGGGAAAACGCTGTATGCGGTCTCCTCCCCGAGCTGTTGGTCCACTATGCGATTCTGTTTGCGCTCAGTATGCTCTGCCGCTATGAAACACCATTGTGGGCGGAGATGAATCTCGAAGGTACGGCAGATGAGACGGCGTTAATTCGCTCGTTTTTGCTTTTGGTACAAGTCAAGACGCCGCTGTTGGTATGGGAAGCCCTGTGGGGCCGGAACGGATGTTTCCACAATTCCTCCACTGGTTGTGGATAA
- the yaaA gene encoding S4 domain-containing protein YaaA: MKRRSWSEDPVQIVKIDTPYITLGQLLKVLDVIQTGGQAKWFLAEHVVKVNGEEEERRGRKIYPQDIVEIDGLEPVRVVAD, translated from the coding sequence ATGAAAAGAAGGAGTTGGAGTGAAGACCCCGTGCAAATCGTCAAGATCGACACCCCCTATATCACGCTTGGCCAATTGCTCAAAGTGCTGGATGTGATCCAGACTGGCGGGCAGGCCAAATGGTTTCTCGCTGAACACGTCGTGAAAGTGAACGGCGAAGAGGAGGAACGCCGCGGACGCAAAATTTATCCACAGGACATTGTGGAGATTGACGGGTTGGAGCCAGTGCGCGTGGTGGCGGACTGA
- the remB gene encoding extracellular matrix regulator RemB, whose amino-acid sequence MYIHLGGNKMIRSTEVVVILDAGTRRAPHSLTPFLEAAQASGRMETISHEEVKSYVVTKEAIYPSPISSTTLMKRAQPPRNGSHRST is encoded by the coding sequence TTGTATATTCACTTGGGTGGCAACAAGATGATTCGTTCCACCGAGGTGGTGGTCATATTAGATGCGGGAACGCGCCGAGCACCCCATTCGCTTACGCCATTTTTGGAGGCGGCACAGGCAAGTGGGCGAATGGAAACCATTTCGCATGAAGAGGTCAAATCCTACGTGGTGACGAAAGAGGCGATCTATCCGTCGCCGATCTCATCGACCACGCTGATGAAACGGGCACAACCGCCCCGAAACGGTTCTCATCGATCAACTTGA
- the gyrB gene encoding DNA topoisomerase (ATP-hydrolyzing) subunit B has translation MSAQKTNYDETQIQVLEGLEAVRKRPGMYIGSTSSRGLHHLVWEVVDNSIDEALAGRCDTIEVTVNEDNSVTVDDNGSGIPVGIHPKMGRPAVEVVMTVLHAGGKFGGDGYKISGGLHGVGVSVVNALSEWLEVIVKRDGKVHRQRYRRGVPEFDLEVIGETNETGTRITFKPDPEIFTETTVYDYDILQKRLRELAFLNRGVKITLRDERGEGKVETFKYDGGIIQFVEHLNRNREVLHQPPIYIEGQKEGLEVQIALQYNDSYASNIYSFANNIHTHEGGTHEAGFKSALTRVINDYARRNNLLKDNDSNLTGDDVREGLTAIVSVKIPDPQFEGQTKTKLGNSEARTITETLFAEHFGMYLDEHPAEAKKIINKAVMAARAREAARKARELTRRKNALEVSSLPGKLADCTSRDASISELYLVEGDSAGGTAKQGRDRMFQAILPLRGKILNVEKARLDKALSNEEIRTIITALGTGIGEDFQLEKARYHKIIIMTDADVDGAHIRTLLLTFFYRYMRPLIEAGYVYIAQPPLYKITQGKTIRYAYNDREKEQVVREMEGKGKIEIQRYKGLGEMNATQLWETTMDPESRTLLKVSLEDAMDADTVFETLMGDKVEPRREFIQEYAKQVRNLDI, from the coding sequence GTGTCAGCACAAAAAACCAACTATGACGAGACACAGATTCAGGTACTTGAAGGCTTGGAAGCCGTTCGCAAACGTCCGGGTATGTACATTGGCTCCACCAGCAGCCGTGGGTTGCATCACCTGGTGTGGGAAGTGGTGGACAACAGTATCGACGAAGCGTTGGCCGGACGATGCGATACGATCGAAGTGACGGTGAACGAAGACAACAGCGTCACCGTGGATGACAACGGCAGCGGGATCCCGGTCGGGATCCATCCCAAAATGGGAAGACCGGCGGTGGAAGTGGTGATGACCGTCTTGCACGCCGGCGGCAAATTCGGCGGCGATGGGTACAAAATCTCCGGCGGATTGCACGGGGTGGGTGTTTCTGTCGTCAACGCCTTGTCTGAATGGCTGGAAGTGATCGTCAAACGGGACGGCAAAGTGCACCGACAGCGTTACCGCCGCGGTGTGCCGGAATTCGACCTGGAGGTCATCGGAGAAACCAATGAAACCGGAACCCGCATCACGTTCAAACCCGATCCGGAAATCTTCACCGAGACCACCGTCTATGATTACGACATTCTGCAGAAACGGTTGCGCGAGCTGGCGTTTTTGAACCGCGGCGTAAAGATCACCCTGCGGGATGAACGAGGAGAGGGCAAGGTCGAGACGTTTAAATACGACGGGGGGATCATTCAGTTTGTCGAGCATTTGAACCGCAACCGGGAAGTGTTGCATCAACCTCCGATTTACATCGAAGGTCAAAAGGAAGGCCTCGAGGTGCAGATCGCCCTGCAATACAACGATTCCTATGCATCCAACATCTATTCGTTTGCCAACAACATTCACACGCATGAGGGCGGAACGCACGAGGCCGGTTTCAAATCGGCGCTCACTCGCGTGATCAACGATTACGCCCGGCGGAACAATCTGCTCAAAGACAACGACAGCAACCTGACCGGGGATGACGTGCGCGAAGGCCTGACCGCCATCGTCAGCGTAAAAATCCCCGATCCGCAATTTGAGGGACAAACCAAAACCAAACTGGGCAACAGCGAAGCTCGGACAATAACGGAAACCCTGTTTGCTGAGCATTTCGGGATGTATCTGGATGAGCACCCGGCCGAAGCGAAAAAGATCATCAACAAAGCGGTGATGGCCGCCCGAGCACGGGAAGCCGCCCGGAAGGCGCGCGAGTTGACCCGGCGCAAAAATGCGTTGGAAGTGAGTTCCCTGCCGGGGAAACTGGCCGATTGCACGTCTCGGGACGCTTCCATCAGCGAGTTGTATCTGGTAGAGGGGGATTCCGCAGGCGGTACCGCCAAGCAAGGACGCGACCGCATGTTCCAAGCGATTTTGCCTTTGCGCGGGAAAATCCTCAACGTGGAAAAGGCGCGCCTCGATAAAGCCTTGTCCAACGAAGAAATCCGTACGATCATCACGGCGTTGGGCACGGGCATCGGCGAGGATTTTCAGTTGGAGAAGGCACGGTATCACAAGATCATCATCATGACGGACGCCGACGTGGACGGAGCGCACATCCGTACCCTGCTCTTGACATTCTTCTATCGCTACATGCGACCGCTCATCGAGGCGGGCTACGTTTATATCGCTCAGCCGCCCCTGTACAAAATCACACAGGGCAAAACGATTCGCTATGCCTACAACGACCGGGAAAAAGAGCAAGTGGTTCGTGAGATGGAAGGCAAGGGCAAAATCGAAATTCAACGGTACAAAGGGTTGGGTGAAATGAATGCCACCCAGCTTTGGGAGACGACAATGGACCCCGAAAGCCGTACCCTGCTCAAAGTGTCGCTGGAAGATGCGATGGATGCGGATACGGTCTTTGAAACGCTGATGGGGGACAAAGTAGAGCCGCGCCGCGAATTCATCCAGGAATACGCCAAACAGGTGCGCAACCTGGATATCTGA
- the dnaN gene encoding DNA polymerase III subunit beta: MNFRVQRAALVEAVSQVSKAVSQKTTIPILTGIKVSADDTGLTLTGMNSDLTIQVRIPHRVDDKEQVNVERIGNIVLPGRILGDIVRKLPGDEVEWTVDRLITTIRSGQAQFQLNGLDAEEYPRLPQLEEHQTFSMQADLLKSMIRQTGFAVSTQEARGVLTGVLCQLKNGRLIFVATDSHRLSRREAEVEADPELDLHNVVIPGKSLSELAKILADQDGWVDVVVADNQILVKADNLLFFSRLLEGNYPDTNRVIPQGGISEMVTSTREMLESVERASLISRDGRDNVIKWTVKAEGHVEVTSAAQDVGVATEEVPAKVSGEELTISFNARYMMEALRAVDSEEIRITFTGTMTPFVIQPADREDALHLIVPIRTR; encoded by the coding sequence ATGAATTTTCGCGTACAACGCGCGGCATTGGTGGAAGCCGTGTCCCAAGTGTCCAAAGCGGTATCGCAAAAAACGACGATCCCCATATTGACAGGGATCAAAGTCTCGGCTGACGACACAGGCTTGACGTTGACCGGGATGAACTCCGATCTGACGATTCAAGTGCGAATTCCCCACCGAGTAGATGATAAGGAACAAGTAAATGTGGAAAGAATAGGAAATATCGTCTTACCCGGACGCATTTTGGGAGATATCGTACGCAAATTGCCGGGTGATGAAGTGGAGTGGACGGTAGACCGTCTGATCACCACGATTCGTTCGGGTCAGGCCCAGTTCCAGCTGAACGGGCTGGATGCTGAGGAATACCCGCGTCTGCCACAACTGGAGGAACATCAAACTTTCAGCATGCAGGCGGATCTGTTAAAATCGATGATCCGGCAAACCGGTTTTGCCGTTTCCACACAAGAGGCGCGGGGCGTGCTGACAGGGGTGTTGTGTCAGCTGAAAAATGGCCGCCTCATTTTCGTCGCCACCGACAGTCACCGACTCTCCCGCCGGGAAGCCGAGGTGGAAGCTGATCCGGAACTGGATTTGCACAATGTCGTCATCCCTGGCAAGAGCTTGTCAGAGCTGGCCAAGATTTTGGCGGATCAGGACGGTTGGGTGGACGTGGTCGTTGCCGACAACCAAATCCTGGTCAAAGCGGACAACCTGCTGTTCTTCTCCCGACTGCTGGAAGGGAATTATCCGGACACCAACCGTGTCATTCCCCAAGGCGGTATCTCGGAGATGGTCACTTCCACCCGCGAAATGCTGGAATCAGTGGAGCGTGCCTCATTAATTAGTCGGGATGGACGTGACAATGTGATAAAATGGACTGTGAAAGCCGAAGGGCATGTGGAAGTCACTTCGGCCGCACAGGATGTCGGTGTGGCGACAGAAGAGGTTCCCGCCAAGGTAAGCGGCGAAGAACTGACCATTTCGTTTAACGCCCGATATATGATGGAGGCGCTTCGGGCCGTGGACAGCGAAGAGATCCGCATCACCTTTACGGGAACGATGACACCGTTCGTCATCCAACCGGCCGACCGTGAGGATGCCCTCCATTTGATTGTCCCGATCCGCACGCGTTAG